From a single Thermus tengchongensis genomic region:
- a CDS encoding LacI family DNA-binding transcriptional regulator, which yields MKRATTIREIARLANVSVGTVSRALNGRPGVSPGTRARILEVAQAVGFVPNAAARELAGMSTAVGLLFAPGVRRYTPYFALLLEALTEAFWQEGLRVAEVPTDPRGLPLAEARAYLLLGAHDHDPRIESLRAQGKPFVLIGTYPGAFWVAPDDPEGGYLATRHLLELGHTEIAIVTGHLHHQAGRERLEGYKRALHEAGLPFRPELVLDGRFEALAAYRAVRRTWQEGLRYSALFAASDEMALGAWAALEDLGLRVPEEVSLVGYDDLPDLERSLTTVHQDIPTVAKEAARLLKEAMAGRPPMGVRVPVYLVPRGTSARRGVG from the coding sequence ATGAAGAGAGCAACTACCATTAGAGAAATCGCCAGGCTCGCAAACGTTTCTGTGGGAACGGTGAGCCGAGCCCTGAACGGCCGCCCCGGGGTCAGCCCTGGGACCCGCGCGCGGATCCTGGAAGTGGCCCAAGCCGTGGGCTTCGTACCCAACGCCGCCGCCCGGGAGCTGGCGGGCATGTCCACAGCGGTGGGGCTTCTCTTCGCGCCCGGCGTACGCCGCTACACTCCCTACTTCGCCCTGCTCCTGGAAGCCTTGACCGAGGCGTTTTGGCAGGAAGGCTTAAGGGTCGCCGAAGTGCCCACAGACCCTAGGGGTCTACCCCTGGCTGAAGCCCGCGCGTACCTCCTCCTCGGGGCCCACGACCACGACCCGCGCATCGAAAGCCTCCGGGCCCAGGGGAAGCCCTTTGTCCTGATCGGCACCTACCCAGGGGCCTTCTGGGTGGCCCCGGATGATCCCGAAGGGGGCTACTTGGCCACCCGCCACCTGCTGGAGCTGGGGCACACGGAGATCGCCATCGTCACAGGGCACCTGCACCATCAAGCGGGCAGGGAGCGCCTGGAAGGGTACAAGCGGGCCCTGCACGAGGCAGGGCTTCCCTTCCGTCCAGAGCTGGTGCTGGACGGGAGGTTCGAGGCCCTTGCCGCATACCGCGCAGTCCGCCGCACCTGGCAGGAGGGGCTTCGCTATAGCGCCCTCTTCGCCGCTTCCGACGAGATGGCTCTGGGCGCATGGGCGGCCCTCGAGGACCTGGGCCTGCGGGTGCCCGAGGAGGTGAGCCTAGTGGGCTACGATGACCTGCCCGACTTGGAAAGGAGCCTAACCACAGTACACCAAGACATCCCCACCGTGGCCAAGGAAGCAGCTCGCCTCCTGAAAGAGGCCATGGCCGGGCGCCCGCCTATGGGGGTACGGGTCCCCGTGTACCTCGTGCCGCGAGGAACCTCCGCCCGAAGGGGGGTGGGATAG